One stretch of Segatella copri DNA includes these proteins:
- a CDS encoding glycerophosphodiester phosphodiesterase family protein: MRNIIVTLVSMFFILNVSAQNKGFDFLQKKMYDGGKSNYVMIFAHRGNWRGAPENSLQAYKQCIDGGIDGVEIDVHMTKDSAIVMMHDDTVDRTTTGTGLVSDYTLEEIKKLNLKSPIGVITRQKVPTLDEVLELCKGKVYIQIDKWQPCKEKVLEIIHKHKMLKQCIFRGTFNSKVYEEKYAKLLKGCIFSPVVVCNGKTDDQKLDDYMNHIKTPIMSLSFKRDDYPILNRAEEMKKHGYRIWYNSLWDTFNGGHDDEMALDDPDGSYGWLLDKGANIIFCDNSFLLLDYLKKKGRR, translated from the coding sequence ATGAGAAATATCATTGTTACTTTGGTGAGCATGTTCTTTATATTGAACGTGTCTGCACAAAACAAAGGTTTTGATTTCCTTCAGAAAAAGATGTATGATGGGGGAAAGTCTAATTATGTGATGATTTTTGCACATCGCGGAAATTGGAGAGGCGCACCAGAAAACTCTCTTCAGGCATATAAGCAATGTATAGATGGTGGCATTGATGGTGTGGAGATTGATGTCCATATGACTAAGGATAGTGCCATTGTAATGATGCATGATGATACTGTGGATAGAACTACCACCGGTACGGGATTGGTTTCTGATTATACTTTGGAAGAAATTAAAAAACTGAATTTGAAATCTCCGATAGGTGTTATTACTCGTCAGAAAGTACCAACTCTAGACGAAGTCTTGGAGCTTTGTAAAGGAAAGGTATATATTCAGATTGATAAATGGCAACCTTGTAAGGAGAAAGTCTTAGAAATTATTCATAAGCACAAGATGCTGAAGCAGTGTATCTTCCGTGGTACTTTTAATAGTAAGGTATATGAGGAGAAATATGCTAAACTCTTGAAAGGGTGTATCTTTAGCCCAGTTGTTGTTTGTAATGGCAAAACTGATGACCAAAAGTTGGATGATTATATGAATCATATTAAGACTCCAATTATGAGCTTGTCTTTCAAGAGAGATGACTATCCTATCTTAAATCGTGCGGAAGAAATGAAGAAGCATGGCTATCGTATCTGGTATAACTCACTTTGGGATACTTTTAATGGTGGTCATGATGATGAGATGGCTTTGGATGATCCCGATGGAAGTTATGGTTGGCTTCTAGACAAAGGAGCAAACATCATCTTCTGCGATAACTCATTCTTATTGCTGGATTATTTGAAAAAGAAAGGAAGAAGATAA
- a CDS encoding glycerophosphodiester phosphodiesterase family protein: MKQKVLLLLLAIVCSANIFAQDRVSKIRAKLLNRDESSVIVASHRGDWRNFPENSLEAIDNAIKMGVDIVEIDLQRTKDGVLILMHDPKIDRTTTGKGTISELTYDSIAKTHLKNGCNIRTIHRVPTLEEALVHARGKIMLNLDKADRYFEQVYELMKKTGTTKQIIMKGTKSAEQVKELYGSYLNDVIYMPIVNLDKSNAEQQLNKFMKDMNPVAFELLFKSDENKLPLSLPKKMKGKSLIWYNTLWDTMAGGHDDDMSLQDPNKGYGYLIDTLGARIIQTDRPQYLLDYLRSRNLHD; this comes from the coding sequence ATGAAACAGAAAGTTTTATTATTGCTTTTAGCAATTGTATGCAGTGCAAATATCTTTGCACAAGACAGAGTTAGCAAGATTCGCGCTAAACTCTTGAATCGTGATGAGTCTTCAGTGATTGTGGCTTCACATCGTGGTGACTGGCGTAACTTTCCTGAAAACTCTTTGGAGGCGATAGACAATGCAATCAAAATGGGCGTTGACATTGTCGAGATAGACTTGCAGAGAACCAAGGATGGGGTCTTGATTTTGATGCACGATCCAAAGATTGACCGTACCACAACGGGTAAAGGTACAATTTCCGAGTTGACCTATGATTCTATTGCAAAGACTCACTTGAAGAACGGATGTAATATCCGTACCATCCATAGAGTACCAACTTTGGAAGAGGCACTTGTGCATGCTCGTGGTAAGATTATGCTGAACCTTGACAAGGCAGACAGATATTTCGAGCAGGTTTACGAATTGATGAAAAAGACTGGTACGACAAAGCAGATTATCATGAAAGGAACAAAGTCTGCTGAACAAGTGAAGGAACTTTATGGCTCATATCTGAATGATGTTATCTATATGCCTATTGTAAATTTGGACAAGTCTAATGCAGAGCAGCAACTCAACAAGTTTATGAAGGATATGAATCCTGTGGCTTTTGAATTGTTGTTTAAGAGTGATGAGAATAAACTTCCATTGTCATTGCCAAAGAAAATGAAAGGTAAATCTTTGATTTGGTATAATACCTTATGGGATACTATGGCAGGAGGACATGATGATGATATGTCTTTACAAGACCCTAATAAGGGATATGGTTATCTCATAGATACTCTGGGAGCTAGAATTATACAAACAGATAGACCTCAGTACTTATTGGATTATTTGCGTTCTCGCAACCTTCATGATTAA
- a CDS encoding MFS transporter — MWKKIIDYYKIPEAAKEPSTDSARFKKIRLISFLTATLGYGMYYVCRLSMNVIRKPMVDDGVFTETEIGIIGSCLFFTYAIGKFCNGFIADRSNVKKLMSTGLLISALINLALGFTNSFIVFAVLWGINGYFQSMGAASGVVSLSRWFDASNRGTYYGYWSASHNLGEAITFISIAILATNFGWRYGLIGAGLIGIAYFFIMQWLMKDTPQKYGYLLEDATSKKEEKNKADFNASQKTVLCSPAIWILALASAFMYISRYAVNSWGVFYLETMKGYSTLDASFIISISSVCGIVGTVASGLISDKLFKGSRNIPALVFGLMNVLALCLFLLVPGVHFYIDVIAMVLFGLGIGVLICFLGGLMAVDLAPKNAAGAALGVVGVASYIGAGIQDIMSGLLIEGNKHLVNGVETYDFTYINYFWIGAALMSVLLTLLVWNAKPKTV; from the coding sequence ATGTGGAAGAAAATCATAGATTATTATAAAATTCCAGAAGCAGCTAAAGAACCGAGTACAGATAGTGCTCGGTTCAAAAAAATACGCCTTATTTCATTCCTTACTGCAACTTTGGGATATGGTATGTATTACGTTTGTCGTTTAAGCATGAATGTAATTCGTAAACCAATGGTTGATGATGGTGTTTTTACAGAAACAGAAATAGGTATCATAGGCTCTTGCTTGTTCTTTACTTATGCTATAGGTAAATTCTGTAATGGTTTTATAGCAGATAGAAGTAATGTGAAAAAGTTGATGTCAACAGGTCTTTTGATTTCGGCTTTGATAAACTTGGCGCTTGGATTCACCAATTCGTTTATCGTGTTCGCAGTACTTTGGGGAATCAATGGATATTTCCAATCTATGGGAGCAGCATCTGGAGTAGTATCCCTATCCCGCTGGTTTGATGCATCAAATCGTGGTACTTATTATGGTTATTGGAGCGCAAGTCATAATTTAGGTGAGGCTATCACTTTCATATCCATTGCTATTCTTGCTACTAATTTTGGGTGGCGATATGGATTGATTGGAGCAGGCTTAATCGGCATTGCTTATTTTTTCATTATGCAATGGTTAATGAAAGATACACCTCAGAAGTATGGCTATTTATTAGAGGATGCGACTTCTAAAAAAGAAGAAAAGAACAAGGCAGATTTCAACGCAAGTCAGAAGACCGTCTTATGTAGTCCTGCTATATGGATTCTAGCTTTAGCAAGTGCGTTTATGTATATAAGTAGATATGCTGTAAACAGTTGGGGAGTCTTTTATCTGGAGACGATGAAGGGATATTCTACTCTTGACGCAAGCTTTATTATTTCCATCAGTTCTGTTTGTGGTATTGTAGGAACAGTTGCTTCAGGTTTAATCTCAGACAAATTATTCAAAGGATCAAGAAACATACCGGCTTTGGTCTTTGGCTTGATGAATGTTTTGGCGCTATGTTTATTCTTATTAGTACCAGGTGTTCATTTTTATATTGATGTTATTGCTATGGTATTATTCGGACTAGGAATCGGCGTTCTGATTTGTTTCCTCGGTGGTCTTATGGCCGTAGATTTAGCTCCTAAGAACGCAGCAGGTGCAGCTCTTGGTGTTGTCGGCGTGGCAAGCTACATTGGTGCCGGTATCCAAGACATTATGAGCGGTCTGCTCATCGAGGGCAACAAGCATCTGGTAAATGGCGTAGAGACCTACGACTTTACCTACATCAATTATTTCTGGATTGGTGCAGCTTTGATGTCTGTACTATTGACACTTTTGGTTTGGAATGCGAAACCAAAGACTGTTTAA
- a CDS encoding helix-turn-helix domain-containing protein, translating to MAKHLNPLEKEFLIRKFKGNSKVKLSDFCRANNVSETSFKKWLKQYEEAGIEGLARADAEIGNILPEGIDKTKEGYKREILRLRIENERLKKKYLVRQNEDGQTEYVRLKMKSSK from the coding sequence ATGGCAAAGCATTTAAATCCATTGGAAAAGGAGTTCTTGATTCGTAAGTTCAAGGGAAACTCCAAAGTTAAGCTCAGTGATTTCTGCAGGGCAAACAATGTCTCGGAAACTTCTTTTAAGAAGTGGCTGAAGCAATATGAAGAAGCAGGCATAGAGGGGTTGGCTCGTGCTGATGCTGAGATTGGGAACATACTTCCTGAGGGCATTGACAAAACCAAGGAGGGGTATAAGCGAGAAATCCTACGCTTGCGTATTGAGAATGAACGGCTCAAAAAAAAATATCTGGTGAGGCAGAACGAGGATGGGCAAACGGAGTATGTTCGTTTAAAAATGAAGAGTTCAAAATAG
- a CDS encoding IS3 family transposase gives MLSHEYPVKDICKMMGVSRSGYYKWLRREPSSREINREFMVGVVEDIHSEHPTHGYRWVAAYIRINLQLSISDNFSYKCFQYLGIQSQTRHKIHYKPRKVKDKYPNLIYSTWDTVDRPRQVIVSDMTVIKYSWFFFELTMYFDVFTKEILTWHVAERRGHRDQYIDGLNDVINLLKGTDEPTVLHTDQGSVYASLAYNELIKDTLIVRSMSRAGKPTDNPVNESLNGWIKEELFIDFKIETCNSREEFEEALDAYVDYYNEKRPCYAIGYDTPNNYRKRFYKGELPRKDTFGKREANATPKFITERKKMAGNEKNKE, from the coding sequence ATGCTATCGCACGAGTATCCTGTCAAGGATATCTGCAAGATGATGGGAGTAAGTCGGTCGGGGTATTACAAGTGGCTTAGAAGAGAGCCTTCATCCCGTGAGATCAATCGTGAGTTCATGGTGGGTGTGGTTGAGGACATACACTCGGAACACCCTACACATGGCTACAGGTGGGTGGCAGCGTACATAAGAATCAATTTACAGTTGAGTATCAGCGACAATTTCTCTTATAAATGCTTCCAATATCTTGGTATTCAGTCACAAACGAGACACAAGATACATTACAAACCACGTAAGGTAAAGGATAAGTACCCCAACCTCATTTATTCCACGTGGGACACGGTAGACAGACCTCGACAAGTTATCGTCTCTGACATGACAGTCATCAAATACTCTTGGTTCTTCTTTGAGTTGACCATGTATTTCGATGTCTTTACGAAAGAAATCCTAACGTGGCATGTGGCTGAGAGACGTGGACATAGAGACCAGTACATTGATGGGCTAAATGATGTCATCAACCTGTTGAAGGGCACAGATGAGCCAACTGTTCTTCATACGGACCAAGGTAGCGTGTATGCTTCGCTCGCCTATAATGAGCTGATAAAGGACACCTTGATTGTGAGGTCTATGTCCAGGGCAGGAAAGCCTACAGACAACCCTGTGAACGAATCCCTCAACGGATGGATAAAAGAGGAATTGTTCATAGACTTCAAGATTGAGACATGTAATTCAAGAGAGGAGTTCGAGGAGGCCTTGGACGCATACGTGGATTATTACAATGAGAAAAGACCATGTTATGCTATCGGCTATGATACGCCAAATAATTACAGGAAGAGGTTTTATAAAGGGGAGCTTCCAAGAAAGGACACTTTTGGGAAGCGAGAGGCTAATGCAACACCGAAGTTCATCACAGAACGGAAGAAAATGGCTGGAAATGAGAAAAATAAAGAATAA
- a CDS encoding ATP-binding protein, whose amino-acid sequence MRKRIFKRKVYDKMLEWKLERNGSTALLLKGARRVGKSTVAKAFAEKEYKSYILIDFAQASKEVKQLFDNLMDLNYIFLRLQSIYQVILEPRKSAIIFDEVQMCPQARQAIKYLVADGRYDYIETGSLISIKKNVENILIPSEETRLDLYPMDYEEFRWAMGDTATFPLLKQFFDAKVPLGAAHREAMRNLRLYMLVGGMPQAVNEYLDTNNLSKTDAVKREIIELYIDDFRKIDKTGRAAKLFENIPSELNKNSARYQVASVLDDAGRKNLMGVLADMKDSMVVNFAYHANDPNVGFSLHSDEDYYKMFVGDTGLFVTLAFWDKDYTENTIYEKLLSDKLSSDMGYAYENLVAQMLTASGNKLFYYTFPHATSHKNYEIDFLLSRGKKIYPIEVKSSGYNSHKSLDEFCLKFSDRIDKRYLLYTKDFKKDGQTLLMPIYMTPLL is encoded by the coding sequence ATGAGAAAAAGAATTTTTAAAAGAAAAGTATACGACAAAATGCTCGAATGGAAGCTAGAGAGAAATGGTAGCACAGCTCTCTTGCTCAAAGGAGCACGCCGTGTAGGAAAGTCAACGGTAGCCAAAGCTTTCGCAGAAAAAGAATACAAAAGCTATATCCTTATAGATTTCGCACAAGCATCTAAGGAAGTGAAACAGTTGTTTGACAACCTCATGGACTTGAACTACATATTTTTACGCCTCCAATCAATCTACCAAGTAATCTTGGAACCACGCAAATCAGCCATCATTTTCGATGAAGTACAAATGTGCCCACAAGCTCGGCAAGCCATCAAATACCTAGTAGCAGACGGAAGATACGACTACATAGAGACAGGCTCTCTTATCAGCATCAAAAAGAATGTAGAAAACATTTTGATTCCAAGCGAAGAGACACGTTTGGATCTCTATCCGATGGACTACGAGGAATTTCGATGGGCAATGGGCGATACTGCTACATTTCCCCTACTCAAGCAGTTTTTCGATGCAAAAGTTCCATTGGGAGCAGCGCATCGAGAAGCTATGCGCAACCTTCGTCTATATATGCTCGTAGGCGGAATGCCACAAGCCGTAAACGAGTACTTAGACACCAACAATCTGAGCAAAACAGATGCCGTAAAACGAGAAATCATAGAACTTTATATTGACGACTTTAGAAAGATTGACAAAACAGGAAGAGCTGCCAAGTTATTCGAGAACATCCCTTCCGAATTAAACAAAAATTCAGCCAGATACCAGGTAGCAAGCGTATTAGATGATGCAGGCAGAAAGAACCTTATGGGAGTCTTGGCAGACATGAAAGACAGCATGGTAGTCAATTTCGCCTATCACGCAAATGATCCCAATGTTGGTTTTTCATTACATAGTGACGAAGACTACTATAAAATGTTTGTTGGAGACACAGGGCTATTCGTCACACTTGCTTTTTGGGATAAAGACTACACGGAGAACACCATTTACGAAAAGTTGTTGAGTGATAAACTGAGTAGCGATATGGGGTATGCCTATGAAAATCTCGTTGCCCAAATGCTTACCGCATCAGGAAACAAACTGTTCTATTACACATTTCCCCATGCAACAAGCCACAAGAACTACGAGATAGATTTCTTGCTATCTCGTGGCAAGAAGATTTATCCGATAGAAGTGAAATCGTCAGGATATAACAGTCACAAGTCGCTAGATGAGTTTTGCCTGAAGTTCTCTGATAGAATCGACAAAAGATACCTATTATATACGAAAGATTTTAAAAAAGATGGACAGACCTTATTGATGCCAATATATATGACACCCTTGCTATAG